In the genome of Ktedonobacteraceae bacterium, one region contains:
- the ispF gene encoding 2-C-methyl-D-erythritol 2,4-cyclodiphosphate synthase gives MAMRIGCGYDVHAFAPGRPLVLGGVTIPYERGLSGHSDADALIHAVVDALLGAAALGDIGRHFPSHDERWKNAPSSLFLDHTRDLLRQHGWKISNIDATIVAERPRLVPYLQAMRAHLAEHLHLQVEQVSVKATTTDGLGFAGRQEGIACYAVALIEN, from the coding sequence ATGGCGATGAGAATTGGCTGCGGCTACGATGTTCACGCCTTCGCGCCTGGCCGTCCCCTTGTGCTGGGTGGCGTGACTATTCCTTACGAACGTGGCCTCTCCGGACACTCTGACGCGGATGCGCTCATCCATGCTGTGGTGGATGCGCTGCTAGGCGCGGCGGCGCTCGGCGATATTGGCCGCCACTTTCCTTCACACGATGAGCGCTGGAAAAATGCACCCAGTTCCCTCTTTCTTGACCATACCCGCGACCTGCTACGACAACATGGATGGAAAATCAGCAACATCGATGCGACCATTGTGGCCGAACGCCCCAGGCTCGTCCCCTATCTACAGGCAATGCGCGCGCACCTGGCCGAACACTTACATCTTCAGGTAGAGCAGGTGAGCGTGAAGGCGACCACAACCGATGGACTGGGGTTTGCTGGACGGCAGGAGGGAATTGCCTGCTATGCCGTGGCTTTGATCGAGAATTAA
- the ispD gene encoding 2-C-methyl-D-erythritol 4-phosphate cytidylyltransferase, with the protein MTIQDRVAAVIVAAGSSRRMEGRDKLWMPLAGRITLARTIDVFEASDVIDAIVLVLSKERIAGAEALCQQEGWRKIDGLVVGGMRRQDSVRAGLEMLVEATPQCNWVMIHDGARPLVSPAILETGLRAAQEHGAAIAGVPVKDTIKQVRQGMVHTTFDRSQLWAVQTPQVFSFPLIYAAHHAPEAEADVTDDAALLERLGQPVAIFPGAYTNIKITTLEDLVIAEALLRQRDAMDGEAQ; encoded by the coding sequence ATGACGATACAGGACAGGGTTGCAGCCGTTATTGTCGCCGCCGGTTCGAGCCGCCGCATGGAGGGCCGCGATAAGCTCTGGATGCCTCTGGCCGGGCGCATTACGCTGGCACGCACGATCGATGTGTTTGAAGCTTCGGATGTCATAGATGCTATCGTGCTTGTGCTTTCCAAAGAGCGTATTGCCGGTGCTGAGGCGCTCTGCCAGCAAGAAGGCTGGCGTAAAATTGATGGCCTTGTGGTGGGTGGAATGCGCAGGCAGGATTCGGTACGCGCAGGACTTGAGATGTTGGTAGAGGCGACGCCTCAATGCAACTGGGTGATGATTCATGATGGCGCCCGGCCGCTGGTCTCGCCCGCTATATTGGAGACGGGACTGAGAGCCGCGCAGGAACATGGAGCAGCGATTGCCGGTGTGCCTGTCAAGGATACGATTAAGCAGGTGCGGCAGGGCATGGTGCATACGACTTTTGATCGCTCGCAACTATGGGCTGTGCAGACGCCGCAGGTTTTCTCTTTCCCGCTTATATATGCCGCCCATCACGCACCAGAGGCCGAAGCGGATGTCACCGATGATGCAGCGCTATTAGAACGCCTGGGACAGCCGGTAGCTATTTTTCCCGGCGCCTACACGAATATCAAGATTACGACGCTAGAAGACCTGGTTATCGCGGAGGCGCTCCTGCGACAACGAGACGCAATGGATGGAGAGGCGCAATAA
- a CDS encoding PIN domain-containing protein, with amino-acid sequence MSAKTIARIIGFLVAIIVVVGLYFLDRTEFPQPHLWWMVGIAAGSAVVAFIITPYITVVPYRWMRESSASDLIAAVIGLIVGLIISVLLAIPLANLPANLGHVLPFVGAVVFSFLGVALAVQRKNEMAHLFQSGLFPRRSRERDRGDEEHDKENNRRKDQEKPSTTPEFQPVTRILLDTSAIIDGRIADISQTGFVSGVLVVPRFVLNELQRIADSADAMRRNRGRRGLEMLNRLQKDTTVPIEITDADVEGISEVDSKLVKLAQDWHCPIITNDFNLNRVAELQGVKVLNINELANAVKPVLLPGEDIYIKIMQDGKELGQGVGYLDDGTMIVVEGGRQYMNMTIEVTVTRVLQTVAGRMIFAHPKQTGGGNNLSSQPSAKSKQY; translated from the coding sequence ATGTCTGCAAAAACTATTGCCCGCATCATCGGGTTTCTCGTCGCTATTATCGTCGTCGTCGGACTCTACTTCCTGGACCGGACGGAGTTTCCACAACCGCACCTGTGGTGGATGGTCGGCATTGCCGCCGGCAGCGCCGTTGTCGCATTCATCATAACCCCTTATATCACGGTTGTCCCTTATCGCTGGATGCGCGAATCATCGGCCAGCGACCTGATCGCGGCGGTGATCGGCTTGATTGTCGGGCTCATCATATCAGTGCTGCTTGCCATTCCACTCGCCAATCTGCCTGCTAACCTGGGGCATGTGCTGCCTTTTGTGGGAGCGGTGGTCTTTAGCTTCCTGGGCGTGGCGCTGGCCGTACAACGCAAGAACGAGATGGCCCACCTCTTCCAATCCGGTTTATTTCCCCGGCGTTCGAGGGAGCGCGACCGGGGGGATGAGGAGCATGATAAAGAGAACAATCGCCGCAAGGACCAGGAGAAACCGAGTACAACTCCGGAGTTCCAGCCGGTCACGCGGATTCTGCTGGATACCAGTGCGATTATTGATGGGCGTATTGCCGATATCAGCCAGACGGGATTCGTTTCCGGCGTCCTGGTGGTACCCCGCTTTGTGTTGAATGAATTACAACGCATTGCCGATTCAGCTGATGCTATGCGGCGCAATCGTGGCAGGCGCGGGCTGGAGATGCTCAACCGCCTGCAAAAAGATACGACTGTGCCTATCGAAATTACAGATGCCGACGTGGAGGGTATCAGCGAGGTCGATAGTAAGCTGGTAAAACTCGCCCAGGACTGGCATTGTCCGATTATTACCAACGACTTTAACCTCAACCGGGTAGCCGAGCTACAGGGTGTGAAGGTGCTCAACATCAATGAACTGGCAAATGCTGTCAAGCCGGTGCTGCTTCCAGGCGAGGACATTTATATCAAAATCATGCAGGATGGGAAGGAGTTGGGGCAGGGCGTTGGCTACCTTGACGATGGTACGATGATTGTGGTTGAGGGCGGGCGGCAGTATATGAATATGACCATCGAGGTTACCGTGACGCGTGTGCTGCAAACGGTTGCCGGTCGCATGATTTTCGCGCACCCAAAACAGACCGGCGGTGGCAATAATCTGTCGTCGCAACCTTCCGCAAAATCAAAGCAATACTAA
- the radA gene encoding DNA repair protein RadA, which yields MAKLRVKYVCQQCGGEQSKWVGKCPDCGAWNTLEETTEAPQSAVQQRRPAALGGSSIAQGTQIPLILPDIKPLAQERISVGYPEMDRVLGGGLVAGSLILIGGEPGIGKSTLLLQVAGSIAATTGPVLYVSGEESIEQVKMRAERLDISGERLYLLASIELETIADAVIRLKPSLVVVDSIQTVLSGHLTSAPGSISQVRECTLQLMQLAKNTATPIFIIGHVTKEGTVAGPKALEHIADAVLYLEGERYHTYRLLRGVKNRFGATHEVGVFEMHGDGLAEVSNPSAIFLTDRAVGATGSAVVVSMEGTRPLLVEVQALVTPSNFGNARCTTNGIEYSRLLMLLAVLTKRVGLAVGSHDVYANVVGGFNLEEPAIDLGIAAAIASSYREKHIPPDLALIGEVGLSGELRAVNRLGLRIREAAKLGFKRCIIPKAGGGANVASELQDAGLPADFEIFASSSLAVAIEVALH from the coding sequence ATGGCAAAACTACGCGTAAAATATGTCTGCCAGCAGTGCGGCGGCGAACAGAGCAAATGGGTGGGCAAATGTCCCGACTGCGGCGCATGGAACACCCTGGAAGAAACAACCGAGGCGCCGCAAAGCGCCGTCCAGCAGCGACGGCCAGCAGCATTGGGCGGTTCCTCTATCGCCCAGGGCACCCAGATTCCGCTTATTTTGCCCGATATCAAGCCACTAGCCCAGGAACGTATCTCGGTTGGATACCCTGAAATGGACCGCGTGCTGGGCGGAGGGCTGGTCGCGGGCTCACTGATTCTGATTGGGGGGGAGCCTGGCATCGGCAAATCCACCCTGCTGCTGCAAGTCGCGGGCAGCATTGCCGCGACTACCGGCCCTGTTCTGTATGTTTCAGGAGAAGAGTCGATTGAACAGGTCAAGATGCGAGCCGAGCGGCTGGATATCAGTGGTGAGCGGCTCTACCTGCTGGCATCTATTGAACTTGAAACGATTGCCGACGCGGTCATACGCCTCAAACCTTCGCTCGTGGTGGTCGATTCCATTCAAACTGTCCTCTCCGGCCACCTCACCTCGGCGCCCGGCAGCATCAGCCAGGTACGAGAATGCACGCTACAATTGATGCAACTGGCAAAGAATACCGCAACCCCCATCTTTATCATCGGCCACGTCACCAAAGAGGGAACTGTGGCAGGCCCAAAAGCATTGGAACACATAGCAGATGCCGTCCTCTATCTCGAAGGCGAACGCTATCACACGTACCGGTTGCTGCGCGGCGTCAAAAATCGCTTTGGCGCAACCCATGAGGTAGGCGTCTTCGAGATGCATGGGGATGGGTTGGCAGAGGTTTCCAATCCATCGGCCATTTTCTTGACCGACCGCGCTGTTGGAGCTACCGGCTCCGCGGTCGTTGTCAGCATGGAGGGAACACGCCCCTTGCTGGTAGAGGTGCAGGCGCTCGTCACCCCCAGCAATTTTGGCAATGCTCGCTGCACTACCAACGGCATCGAGTATAGCCGCCTGCTCATGCTGCTCGCCGTGCTGACCAAAAGAGTGGGATTGGCGGTCGGTAGTCACGATGTCTACGCCAATGTGGTGGGCGGGTTCAACCTGGAGGAACCGGCTATCGATCTGGGAATCGCAGCTGCGATTGCTTCGAGCTACCGCGAAAAACACATTCCACCCGACCTGGCGCTTATTGGTGAAGTTGGACTTTCGGGCGAGTTACGGGCGGTCAATCGCCTCGGCCTGCGCATACGTGAAGCTGCCAAACTCGGTTTCAAACGCTGCATCATCCCCAAGGCGGGAGGGGGAGCAAATGTGGCCAGCGAATTACAAGATGCTGGACTCCCGGCGGATTTTGAAATTTTCGCTTCTAGTTCACTTGCAGTTGCGATAGAAGTTGCGTTACACTAG
- a CDS encoding ATP-dependent Clp protease ATP-binding subunit: MNDRDRFDKFTERARKVLSLAQEEAQRFQHNYIGTEHLLLGLVREGEGVAAKVLSNLGVELNKVRSAVEFIIGRGDRIVLGEIGLTPRAKKVIELAVDEARRLNHHYIGTEHLLLGLVREGEGIAAGVLESLGVNLEKVRTQTIQVLSQSGAQHERDAKHSKTPTIDQMGIDLTAAARAGTLDPVIGRHQEIERVIQILSRRNKNNPALIGEPGVGKTAIVEGLAQRLVAGEVPETLAGKRLLTLDVGSLVAGTKYRGEFEERLKKIIEEIRNSRDCIIFIDEVHTLVGAGAAEGAVDAANILKPALARGELQCIGATTLDEYRKYIERDAALQRRFQEVIVREPSIEETLEILKGIRERYETHHRLIITDEALKAATEMASRYITDRFMPDKAIDLIDEAASRVRMQNSLAPLNLKEAMKGLESVLREKEQAIQQQEYELAAELRDREVKLRDRIAKLESGWHRERGSEKPSVGEEEIAQIVSMWTGIPVMRIAQEESQRLLQMEEALHARVIAQNEAIEKISRAVRRARAGLKDPKRPIGSFIFMGPTGVGKTELAKALAEFMFGSEEALIKIDMSEFMERHAAARLVGAPPGYVGYEEGGQLTEAVRRKSYSVILLDEIEKAHPDVFNMLLQILEDGKLTDAKGRTVDFRNTIVIMTSNVGAALLNKEASIGFKQSKDKAKVNQSEYEAMKSKVLGELKNTFKPEFLNRIDEVIVFHSLRIEEMYSIVDLLLNRVRMQLTEQQLELVIPQATKDFLIEKGFDPQYGARPLRRTIQRMVEDPLAEGLLQGKFHPGDLVEGVVIDDDLVLQVRNRIEQLPAPASASPEAALSAGSSDGGSESAQG, encoded by the coding sequence GTGAACGATCGAGATAGGTTTGATAAGTTTACGGAGCGGGCCAGGAAAGTCCTGAGCCTGGCTCAAGAGGAAGCCCAGCGCTTCCAACACAACTACATCGGGACAGAACACCTTCTGCTCGGGCTTGTGCGCGAGGGCGAAGGCGTTGCTGCTAAAGTATTGAGTAATCTGGGCGTTGAATTGAACAAGGTTCGCAGCGCCGTTGAATTTATCATTGGCCGCGGAGATCGCATCGTGCTTGGCGAGATCGGCCTGACTCCACGCGCCAAAAAGGTGATCGAGCTGGCCGTCGATGAAGCTCGCCGCCTGAATCATCACTATATTGGGACAGAGCATCTTCTGCTCGGTCTGGTTCGCGAGGGTGAAGGCATCGCCGCAGGTGTGCTGGAAAGCCTCGGCGTAAATCTGGAGAAGGTTCGCACGCAGACGATCCAGGTGCTTAGCCAGTCAGGCGCGCAACACGAGCGTGACGCCAAGCACTCCAAAACCCCCACGATTGATCAGATGGGCATCGATCTTACGGCCGCGGCTCGCGCAGGAACGCTTGATCCTGTCATCGGGCGTCATCAAGAGATCGAGCGAGTCATTCAAATACTTTCACGGCGTAATAAGAACAACCCCGCACTTATTGGTGAGCCTGGTGTTGGTAAAACGGCTATTGTCGAAGGCCTGGCACAACGTCTCGTTGCCGGCGAGGTCCCCGAAACACTGGCCGGGAAACGTCTGCTGACACTGGATGTCGGTTCGCTTGTAGCAGGAACCAAGTATCGTGGTGAATTCGAAGAGCGCCTGAAAAAGATCATCGAAGAGATTCGCAATAGTCGTGACTGTATTATCTTCATTGATGAAGTACATACCCTGGTGGGCGCCGGCGCCGCAGAGGGTGCAGTTGACGCCGCCAACATTCTGAAGCCTGCCCTGGCGCGTGGCGAACTGCAATGCATCGGTGCAACCACGCTTGACGAGTATCGCAAATACATTGAGCGTGATGCCGCTTTGCAACGCCGCTTCCAGGAAGTCATCGTCCGCGAACCCTCAATCGAGGAGACGCTTGAAATCCTCAAGGGCATTCGCGAGCGTTACGAGACGCACCATCGCCTGATTATTACAGATGAGGCGCTTAAGGCGGCCACTGAAATGGCCAGCCGTTACATTACCGACCGCTTCATGCCTGATAAGGCCATTGACCTGATCGACGAAGCGGCCAGCCGCGTGCGCATGCAGAACTCCCTGGCTCCCCTTAACCTCAAAGAGGCGATGAAGGGCCTGGAGTCGGTGCTGCGCGAAAAAGAGCAGGCCATCCAGCAACAAGAGTATGAACTGGCCGCGGAACTGCGCGACCGCGAGGTGAAACTGCGCGACCGCATCGCCAAGCTCGAATCGGGCTGGCATCGCGAACGCGGCAGTGAAAAGCCGTCCGTCGGCGAAGAGGAAATCGCCCAGATCGTTTCGATGTGGACCGGTATCCCCGTTATGCGCATCGCCCAGGAGGAGTCGCAGCGGTTGCTCCAGATGGAGGAGGCACTGCATGCCCGCGTCATTGCGCAGAACGAGGCGATTGAGAAAATTTCTCGCGCGGTACGGCGCGCGCGTGCCGGTCTGAAGGACCCCAAACGCCCCATTGGATCATTCATCTTCATGGGACCAACGGGTGTCGGTAAGACTGAGCTTGCAAAGGCCCTGGCCGAATTTATGTTCGGCAGTGAAGAGGCCCTCATTAAAATTGACATGTCGGAATTCATGGAGCGTCATGCCGCGGCACGTCTTGTCGGTGCCCCTCCTGGATATGTCGGTTATGAAGAGGGTGGTCAGCTCACCGAGGCCGTGCGTCGCAAGTCATACAGCGTGATCCTGCTAGATGAGATTGAGAAGGCGCATCCTGACGTGTTCAACATGCTGCTCCAGATTCTGGAGGATGGCAAGCTGACCGACGCCAAGGGTCGCACGGTAGACTTCCGCAATACCATTGTGATTATGACTTCGAACGTTGGCGCTGCCCTGTTGAACAAGGAAGCGTCCATCGGGTTCAAGCAGTCCAAGGATAAGGCGAAGGTCAACCAGAGCGAGTACGAGGCGATGAAGTCGAAGGTTCTTGGCGAATTGAAGAATACCTTCAAACCTGAGTTCCTGAACCGTATCGATGAAGTCATCGTCTTCCATTCGCTGCGCATCGAGGAGATGTACTCCATCGTTGACCTGCTGCTCAACCGGGTGCGCATGCAACTGACCGAGCAACAGCTGGAGCTGGTGATCCCGCAGGCGACCAAGGATTTCTTGATCGAAAAAGGTTTTGACCCGCAGTATGGGGCGCGTCCATTACGCCGCACCATTCAGAGGATGGTCGAAGACCCGCTGGCAGAAGGCCTCTTGCAGGGCAAATTCCATCCGGGAGACCTGGTGGAAGGGGTTGTTATTGATGATGACCTCGTACTGCAAGTGCGCAATCGCATCGAGCAGTTGCCCGCACCTGCATCTGCCTCGCCCGAAGCCGCTCTCTCTGCTGGCAGCAGCGACGGGGGCAGCGAGTCAGCGCAAGGATAA
- a CDS encoding S1 RNA-binding domain-containing protein: MQVRKHGDLSTMPAANFKSGRVQTMYDEGNDPAEQNNNMNSEDMGEITDMAALLAESTTPINIKRGDVVEGVIVRIDQDEILVDIGLKSEGVLSTKELPASGYGSFNELHLNDKVLVYVIQPETPDGHALLSLKRANAERQWRIAEEQYKNAELLKARVIDYNKGGLIVDVSGIRGFVPISQILNLKREEVASGGDNQETAAKLASMKDKELQLKIIEINRARNRLILSERLAVQEWRQRRREELLDELKPGDIRRGIVSNLANFGAFIDLGGADGLVHISQLAWSRVNHPSEVLKVGQEVEVQVLSVDKDKKKIALSIKRAEVDPWTTVEQRYKVGQVVTGTITKIAPFGAFARIEDGIEGLIHLSELTPGMDPKANLHEGQQLQLRILRIDADRRRLGLSLRQADELDTKETTAEAPAGEAEAPAPNAASDLAGMTLEDLPVRPEGTPPTAEKEKETSPSSRRESRGERRERQERTNENRLLGNLPMEDEGETTAMAEAFRAAARQRSKEETEDTEE; this comes from the coding sequence ATGCAAGTACGAAAGCACGGCGACCTTTCGACAATGCCAGCGGCAAATTTTAAAAGCGGACGGGTGCAGACGATGTACGACGAAGGAAACGACCCAGCAGAGCAAAACAACAACATGAATTCCGAAGATATGGGCGAAATCACCGATATGGCAGCGTTGCTGGCAGAATCGACGACGCCCATCAACATCAAACGCGGCGATGTCGTAGAGGGCGTGATCGTGCGTATTGATCAGGACGAGATTTTGGTCGATATCGGCCTCAAATCGGAAGGCGTCCTCTCGACAAAAGAGCTGCCGGCCAGTGGCTATGGCTCGTTCAACGAATTGCACCTCAATGATAAGGTGCTGGTGTATGTGATCCAGCCGGAGACGCCGGATGGACATGCCCTGCTCTCACTGAAGCGAGCCAACGCCGAACGCCAATGGCGCATTGCCGAGGAACAGTACAAGAACGCCGAATTGCTCAAAGCCCGCGTCATCGATTACAACAAGGGTGGCCTGATTGTCGATGTGTCGGGCATCCGGGGATTCGTGCCGATCTCGCAGATTCTTAACCTGAAGCGCGAAGAGGTCGCTTCGGGCGGCGATAATCAGGAGACGGCGGCCAAGCTGGCGAGCATGAAAGATAAGGAACTGCAGCTCAAAATCATTGAGATCAACCGGGCGCGCAACCGCCTGATTCTTTCAGAGCGGCTGGCTGTCCAGGAATGGCGGCAGAGACGTCGCGAGGAGCTGTTAGACGAGTTGAAGCCGGGTGACATAAGGCGCGGCATAGTGAGTAACCTGGCGAATTTCGGCGCCTTTATCGACCTGGGAGGGGCCGATGGCCTGGTGCATATCAGCCAGCTGGCCTGGAGCCGCGTGAATCATCCCAGTGAAGTACTCAAAGTTGGCCAGGAGGTGGAAGTCCAGGTGCTCAGCGTCGATAAGGACAAGAAAAAGATTGCCCTGTCGATCAAACGCGCCGAGGTCGATCCCTGGACGACGGTGGAACAGCGCTACAAGGTGGGCCAGGTGGTAACGGGCACCATTACCAAGATCGCTCCGTTTGGCGCATTTGCCCGTATCGAGGATGGCATCGAGGGCCTGATTCACCTGTCAGAGTTGACCCCCGGTATGGACCCCAAGGCCAATCTGCACGAGGGACAGCAACTCCAACTGCGTATCCTGCGCATTGACGCGGACCGGCGCCGTCTTGGTCTGAGCCTGCGGCAGGCTGATGAACTGGATACCAAAGAGACAACTGCCGAGGCACCGGCTGGAGAGGCTGAGGCTCCCGCTCCCAATGCTGCGAGCGACCTGGCAGGGATGACATTAGAAGATTTACCGGTACGTCCAGAAGGTACCCCTCCAACGGCGGAGAAAGAAAAAGAAACGAGTCCATCCTCACGCCGCGAAAGCAGGGGTGAGCGACGCGAACGGCAGGAACGCACCAACGAGAACCGGCTACTCGGCAACCTGCCAATGGAAGACGAAGGCGAAACAACTGCTATGGCTGAAGCATTTCGCGCAGCTGCCCGGCAGCGTTCCAAGGAGGAAACGGAGGACACGGAAGAGTAG
- a CDS encoding CoA pyrophosphatase: MCYNRTMNLRDSSQVIPALRQRLEPLERSKTLTDTIEGARPAARKAAVLLGLFEQHEETYLAFIRRSTSLRSHSGEIAFPGGSVDPTDTSPAMTALREAQEEIGLDPSRAEVLGILPPVFTVVSNFLITPVVAYLAQGPGTLQLQPTEVDEVILLPLEGLANPVILHTEEWERGGLRRIVYFYDYGPYRIWGATARILHELLDLLQA, encoded by the coding sequence TTGTGCTACAATAGAACCATGAATTTACGCGACAGCTCTCAGGTCATCCCGGCCCTGCGTCAACGATTGGAGCCCCTTGAGCGCTCTAAAACATTGACGGATACCATCGAAGGTGCTCGCCCTGCCGCCCGCAAAGCGGCGGTACTCCTCGGACTTTTTGAGCAACATGAAGAAACATACCTGGCATTTATTCGCCGCTCTACCTCTCTTCGTTCCCATAGCGGCGAGATCGCCTTCCCCGGCGGCTCTGTCGATCCCACCGATACTTCACCGGCTATGACTGCCCTGCGCGAAGCCCAGGAGGAAATAGGCCTGGACCCATCACGAGCGGAAGTACTCGGCATTCTGCCTCCCGTCTTCACTGTTGTAAGCAATTTCTTGATCACGCCTGTCGTCGCCTACCTGGCTCAGGGACCTGGAACACTTCAATTGCAGCCCACCGAGGTTGATGAAGTGATACTCCTGCCTCTAGAAGGGCTTGCGAATCCTGTCATCCTGCATACCGAAGAATGGGAACGCGGCGGCCTGCGGCGAATAGTCTATTTTTATGACTACGGCCCATATCGTATCTGGGGCGCCACCGCGCGCATCTTGCATGAATTATTGGACCTCTTGCAAGCATAG
- a CDS encoding P1 family peptidase, giving the protein MHDDITDIPGIRVGNDTNLEAGTGCTVILCDTPAMGGVDVRGGAPATRETDLLRPMHLVEEVNAVLLTGGSTFGLDAASGVMRYLEEQGIGFDTGVARVPIVPAAAIFDLAFGSASIRPDAAAGYRACQQATAGAVTQGNVGGGTGATVGKMAGPFFMMKGGLGSASTQLPDGTLVGAIVVVNASGDVIDPQTQQVIAGTRKPTEADLQSLNPFGNTTIAVIATNAALSKEHINKVAQMAHNGLAQVIRPAHTMFDGDTVFTLALGPASQTRRDMATQALQVSMIGEAAAVTLGRAIVKAVRSATSLHGVPAASA; this is encoded by the coding sequence ATGCATGACGATATCACAGATATTCCAGGCATTCGTGTAGGCAACGATACCAACCTGGAGGCGGGTACGGGCTGTACGGTTATTCTTTGCGATACTCCTGCGATGGGGGGTGTGGATGTTCGCGGCGGTGCGCCGGCCACGCGCGAAACCGACCTGCTGCGTCCAATGCACCTGGTAGAAGAAGTCAACGCGGTGCTGCTGACGGGTGGGAGCACTTTTGGTCTCGATGCCGCCAGTGGAGTGATGCGTTACCTCGAAGAACAGGGCATTGGTTTTGATACGGGAGTGGCGCGCGTGCCGATTGTTCCGGCGGCGGCTATCTTCGATCTCGCCTTTGGCTCGGCCAGCATCCGCCCGGACGCGGCGGCGGGCTATCGCGCCTGCCAGCAAGCCACGGCTGGCGCCGTTACACAGGGGAATGTAGGCGGAGGCACGGGCGCGACGGTGGGTAAGATGGCGGGTCCATTCTTCATGATGAAGGGTGGACTTGGCTCGGCCAGCACGCAGTTGCCTGATGGAACGCTGGTAGGGGCGATTGTTGTGGTCAACGCGTCGGGCGATGTGATTGATCCGCAGACGCAACAGGTCATCGCGGGGACGCGCAAACCTACGGAGGCGGATTTACAGTCACTCAACCCATTTGGCAATACGACTATCGCAGTTATCGCAACGAATGCAGCGCTCAGTAAGGAACATATCAATAAGGTTGCGCAAATGGCGCATAATGGCCTGGCACAGGTTATTCGCCCGGCGCATACGATGTTTGATGGCGATACGGTTTTTACTCTGGCGTTGGGGCCAGCATCCCAAACGCGACGCGATATGGCAACACAGGCATTGCAGGTCAGTATGATCGGTGAAGCGGCTGCTGTTACGCTTGGGCGAGCGATCGTCAAAGCGGTTCGCAGTGCAACTTCATTGCATGGGGTGCCTGCCGCCAGCGCTTGA
- a CDS encoding HoxN/HupN/NixA family nickel/cobalt transporter, translating into MSSNFSISALKYVFNDSSQEIRRKVIGIYVLLIAFNLAAWAVAFLGFSVRYPELLGVALLAYTFGLRHSVDADHISAIDNVTRKLMQEKKRPVAVGFFFSLGHSTVVIALTVAIAIAATIISTALPTLKSAGGIIGTSVSAGFLYLIALMNLLVLLEIFQAFRSARRGEEYNDVSLEEFLNQRGLMGRFFRPLLKMVDKSWKMYPVGVLFGLGFDTATEVGLLGIAAAQAGKGLPIIDILIFPALFTAGMCLLDTTDGILMLGAYGWAFVKPIRKLYYNLNITLISVLVAFMVGTIEVMSIIAMEFNLSGGIWDYLGNLDFGFLGGIIIGLFLFSWIISTIIYRIKKYDDIEVNVAPPQRELTGSATRV; encoded by the coding sequence ATGAGTAGCAATTTCAGTATTTCGGCGCTTAAATACGTCTTTAACGATAGCTCTCAAGAGATCCGGCGTAAAGTGATTGGCATCTATGTCTTGTTGATCGCCTTTAATCTTGCCGCCTGGGCTGTCGCATTCTTAGGTTTCTCTGTGCGCTATCCTGAACTGTTAGGGGTAGCGCTGCTGGCATATACCTTTGGATTGCGCCATTCAGTCGATGCCGATCACATTTCCGCCATTGATAACGTGACACGCAAACTGATGCAGGAGAAAAAACGCCCGGTCGCGGTCGGCTTTTTCTTTTCGTTAGGCCACTCCACCGTCGTAATTGCGTTAACAGTGGCAATTGCCATCGCCGCAACCATCATATCCACGGCGCTTCCTACGTTGAAGAGCGCGGGCGGGATTATCGGCACCTCGGTCTCAGCAGGCTTTCTATATCTGATCGCGCTCATGAATTTGTTGGTTCTGCTGGAAATCTTTCAAGCATTCCGCAGCGCCAGGCGTGGGGAAGAATATAATGATGTATCGCTGGAAGAGTTCTTGAACCAGCGCGGCTTGATGGGGCGTTTCTTCCGCCCCCTGCTCAAAATGGTGGATAAGAGTTGGAAGATGTACCCGGTGGGCGTTCTCTTCGGCCTTGGCTTCGATACCGCGACCGAGGTCGGATTGCTGGGCATCGCCGCGGCGCAGGCAGGCAAAGGACTTCCCATCATCGATATTCTGATTTTCCCGGCGTTGTTCACTGCTGGCATGTGCCTGCTGGATACGACCGATGGCATTCTGATGCTTGGTGCCTACGGCTGGGCTTTCGTCAAACCCATCCGCAAGCTGTACTACAATTTGAACATCACCCTGATCTCAGTGCTGGTAGCCTTCATGGTAGGCACGATTGAGGTAATGAGCATCATTGCCATGGAATTTAATCTGAGCGGCGGCATCTGGGATTATCTGGGAAATCTGGACTTCGGCTTTCTCGGTGGCATTATCATCGGCCTTTTCCTGTTCAGTTGGATAATCTCCACGATTATCTACCGCATCAAGAAATATGATGATATCGAGGTAAATGTCGCACCACCACAGCGGGAACTCACCGGAAGCGCTACCAGAGTGTAG